A window of Oryctolagus cuniculus chromosome 2, mOryCun1.1, whole genome shotgun sequence genomic DNA:
cccaagtccttggacctctacacctgcatggaagacctggaagaagctcctggctcctggctttggattggcgcagctccagccattgcagccagttggggagtgaaccagcggatggaagacctctctctctttctctgtgtaactctgcctttcaaataaataaataaatcttaaaaaaaaaaaaaaatttggggagtgacccagcagttagtagatctctctttgtcactctgcctttcaaatcaataaataaatcttttttttactataaatgaatctttaaaaaaataaagaagacttaAACAAGTGGGAAGACATATGGTGTCCATGGATggaacactattttttaaagatttatttatttatttgaaagagttacaaaggaaacccagaaacagagaaagagatcttccatctgctggttcattgcccaaattgGCTATAATGACCGGGGCTATGCcacgctgaaaccaggagccagcagcttcttctgggtctcccacatgggtataggggcccacatacttgggccatcttctgctttcccaactgcattagcagggagtgggattggaagtggaactgccaggactcaaaccaccacccatatgggatgttggatgatgcaggcggaggcttaagcttctatgccacagcaccggccccatattgGAACACTTAATATTGTTAACTCATTTTATCTGCAAAATTCATTGCGATTCTTATCAAAATCCTAGCAGGTTATTttgcagaagaaaacaaattctaaTACTCAGAGATGAGACTCAGAATAATCCAAACAGTCTTGATTGGAAAATACCAAAATTGGAGGactcaccattcttttttttaaaaaggtttattcatttattcaaaggcagaacgatagagagagagcgagagagagagagcgagcttcagtctactggtgtactccccaagtggttgtaacagtcaggtctgggccaggctgaaagcaggaccaggaactccatcctggactcccacatgagtgacaggggcccaagtacttgggccatattcttctgccttcccaggcacattagttgtaagatggatcggaagcagagcaaccaggacttgaacacactcTCTGTACAGTGACTTAACCTTGCTGTGTACCACATCCCATGAAGACTCACCTTTCTTGATTAAAAGCTTATtgcaggggcaggcgtttggccgttaagacactgcttggggcatCCATATCCTGTgttggagtggctgggtttgagtcctggttttgctgattccagcttcctactcatgtgcaccctaggaatcagccagtgatggcttaagtagttgggtcgttactactcatgtgggggacctggattgacttcctagctcctggcttcagcatggcctagcctGAACTGTTGggggcatttcaggagtaaactagtggaagatctgtcactgCCTTccactcccttccttcttcccctctccccctactccgccttacaaataaataatataaataattaaacacTATGAGAGTctgctttgtggtgcagtgggttaaattgctgcttgtaatgctggcacttgagtcctggctcctctatttccaatccaacttcctactaggaagacagcagaaggtaggttaggtacctgggcccctgcctcccatgtgggagaccaggatggagtttctggcttctggcattggcctAACCCAGACATGGTTGttgagaacatttggggagtaaaccagaaggtagaagatctctgtatctctgcctttcaaataaatctgtacAAAAatattacaggggctggtgccgggtcatagaaggttaagcctctgcctacagtgtcagcGCTGGGTTAAGTCCTcactgttgcacttctgatctggttccctggtgatgcacctaggaaggcagtggaaaatggtcaagtagttgggccctgcaaccacatgggagacccagaagaagctcctggcttctagctgcagcctggcccagccctgaccgttgtggccgtttggggagtgaaccagcaggtgggagattctctctctctctctctctctctctttatttttcccctatctctcccctctctgtatttctgcctttccaaaaaaaaaaaaaaaaaaaaattacaaagctaCAATAAGGAGGATGTTATGGTACTGGCATAAGGATGGACATACAGATTCTTGGCATGAAATTGACAATCCAGAAATAAactcttagatttattttttttaaagatttattttagttatttgaaagagttacagagagagttagagccagagagagagagagagggagggagggagaaagggaggaagggagtcttccatccactggttcactccccaaatgaccacaacggctagagctaagtgtatccgaagccaggagccaggagtttcttccaggtctcccacgcaggtgtgggggcccaaggacttgggccatcttccattgctttcccaggccatagcagagagctgaattggaagaggagcagctgggactagaactggcgcccatatgggatgctggtgccacaggtggaggcctagcctactaatccccattttatagatttataaatAGAAACTAGAGGGCGGTGCTGTGACtaaatgggtaaagctgctgcctgtgatacctacattccatgtgggcactggttcaagatctggcctctacttccaatccagctgtctgcttatgtgcctgggaaagcagcagaagatggcccaagtacctgggcccccgcaaccacgtgggagacttggaggaagctcctgactcttgattttgacctgacccagccctggccattgtggccatttggggagtgaaccagtggatggaagacctctctcactctctgtctaactctctctgtgtaactctttactttaaaataagtaagtctttaaaaaaatgaaactagtTAAGGAATTTAAGATTCTAGTTAAAGATTATTAGACTAGTATTTAAATTCCAGAAACTCAGTTTTTATTCACTACACTgagtataattttttcttttttttttcttttcttttttttttttttttttattttttgacaggcagagtggacagtgagagagagagacagagagaaaggtcttcctttgccgttggttcaccctccccaatggccgccgaggccggcgcgctgcggccggcgcaccgcgctgatccgatggcaggagccaggtgcttctcccggtctcccatggggtgcagggcccaagcacttgggccatcctccactgcactccctggccacaacagagagctggcctggaagaggggcaatcgggaaagaatccggagccccgaccgggactagaacccggtgtgccggcgccgctaggcggaggattagcctagtaagccgtggcgctgaccaatttttttcttttttaagatttatttatttgaaaaacagcagagaggtctcccatctgctggttcattccccagatggctgcaatggctggagctgggccaatacaaaaccaggagccaggagattcttctttgtctcccctatgggtgcagaggcccagggacttgggccatcttccactgttttcccaagcagagagctggatctgaagagaagcagccaggacaaaactggcacccatatgggatgccagtgccacagtcagaggcttagcctactatgccacaacaccagcctcataaatacatctttaaaaaaaaatggtattgatttatttgaaaggcaaagagagatttcttatctgctagttcacttcccaaaagcttGCAGCAGCTGTAGCTgcattaggctgaagccagaagcctggaactcaatctggatctttaacgtgggtgtcagggacccagccacatgagccatcatttgctgcctcccaggggtcacatcagcaggaaactggaattagagcCATAGCCAGGCATTCAGCCTGGACCCTCAGAAGtagaatacaggtgtcccaagtgttgtCCTTGCCACTGTGCcaagcctgcccctgccctgcccctgcctttaaaaattttgtttatttgtgaatactatttttatttttattttttttttttaattttttttttatttcttttatttttttgacaggcagagtggacagtgaaagagagagacagagagaaaggtcttccttttgccgttggttcaccctccaatggccgccgcggccggcgcgctgcgctgatccgatggcaggagccaggagccaggtgcttttcctggtctcccatggggtgcagggcccaagcacctgggccatcctccactgcactccctggccacagcagagggctggcctggaagaggggcaaccgggacagaatccggcgccccgaccgggactagaacccggtgtgccggcgccgctaggcggaggattagcctagtgagccgcggcgccggcctgtgaatACTATTTTAAACCTATTCCAATTGTTATACAGCTGTTTGTATGGATGCTTCATTTCACTGGGTTGATAGCTCTGTGCACcgtgtctgtttttctctcaggTCCATTAATGAGATGAAACGGTTGGAGGAAATGTCAAATGTATTTCAGAGTTCTGCAGTCGAGCGCCACCCTCCGGAATCGAAATCCCAAACAAGCGGAAATGAAGATTCGAAAGACAAAGAAGAGCAACCCTGGGAGATGGTGATGGATAAGAAACATTTTAAGCTGTGGCGCCGCCCAATTGCAGGCACGCACCTTTACCAGTACCGAGGTGAGCCTGGCGTGACTGCCTTTCAAGTGTGTTCCACGGTGGCCCCGGCTCATAGGACATCTGTTGCTCATACTTCTGGCTTCTCGAAACTGTTCTCTTTGTTGTTTCTCTTTCCCCAGAAGACAGACGTCACTGTGTCTTCCTTGCTATTGATAATCTCTTAATCTCTTATTTTGCTGCCTCACTATAACCTGCAGTTTCTGAACCTGCCTGTAGGATCTGTCAGTCCTGAGAGTTGAACTGCAGTGAGGTGACAGGAATAGGCGGTCACAGGAGCGTGGCCAGCGTCCCTTCTTCTTTCTTGTCGTTCTAGTTTTCGGAACATACACAGATGTGACGCCCCGGCAATTCTTCAATGTTCAGGTGAGTTAATTTTTCTCTCCAAATTTGAACCTCCTGGCAAGCCGGTTACCGCTGTCATGTGAATAATTTCTCTGATTCAGGTGACGTTGACTTCAAGACGTCCTCTGTCTCCCAACCTATCTTCTTGCATCATGTACCTTCTGGGTAACCACATTTCATTATCTTTTCCATGGAATGAGACTAATTCTAGCCCCTTCATAGGACTGTTGGGAAGGTCAGACAGAGgagtatattttaacattttactaatgtttattgaaaacaaattttaatgcaAGAGAGTAACACGGAGACAGCTGTCATGTGCTGTTTCACTCATGTGGCCGTAAGAggtaaagctgaagccagggaccagaaactcagtcttccacatgggtggcagggacccaactacccaaaccatcatttgctgtcccCTCCTCCCGATCTGCCTGGGCAGGAGGCTGAAATTGGGAGCTAAacatcaaacctaggtactctgatgtgggacacgagTGTGTTACCCAGCCTCTAAggactagaccaaatgcctgccccttcactTCATGAGGTATTACTGGTTTTTTCCTGAACAGTTTGAGGGTAAGTTAATACATCATAGTCTTTTATTCCTAAATCCCTCAGTTTATATTACCTGAAACTAGACATAGTCTCTTAATGGTAACATTATCAAAGTTGTTTAATTGAACATTGATACATTACTTGTGTGAAATCTTTTCTTTGtattccagttttatccattggCCCAGTAGTATCTTTTATAGCATTTTCCTCTGGTAACAGATACCAATCTGGGTTATATTATTGGTCACATCTTTTTAACCGCTTTTGATCTGGAACATTTCCCTAGTGAAggtatttatttaataaagatgaAAAGTGTCTGTTCAAAACTGCCTTCATCTTTGGAATAAtgagaaatgtttaaaacaaaagtgaaaaaggGAAGTGGACACAGAGttctacaaaaatttttttttactagagttttcatttgttttttcagACTTTCAGTAACTAGTAAAAATAGTTGATTGTAACACCTGGTGGTAATATGCAAGTGTGCTTTCCCCTAAGCACtgaatttcatcagtttgtattgaatttttgtTGGTTTAGATGTTGGTCTTAATTTGAAGTCCCTCAGTTGCTAGTGATGCCAgaaacttcaaagaaaaatacactACTTGGATTTTTTTATGTGAGGTGTCTGTTTAATACTTTTTAGAATTTTCTCACCCTTATGTTTGTATCACTATATAACTGTATTTTCCCCAGACGTGTCTATTacaatattttttcttacatACTTCTTTggcttgccttttcttttttaagaataacTTTGAATGTAGTGATACTAACCAATATGAAGGGACTTGAGAAGAATAACCAGATGTCAACAGCCCTGTTTTTCTCACTTTGGCACTGTTAGGTCAGATCACTTTGTTTGCGATCTTGatcttgtcttttttctttgcGCAGCTGGACACGGAGTACAGAAAAAAGTGGGATGCCCTGGTGATCAAGCTGGAGGTGATCGAGAGGGACGTGGTTAGTGGCTCTGAGGTTCTTCACTGGGTCACCCATTTTCCTGTGAGTGCTTTCACTTCTAGATTTACTTCTGTCAGGTCCTGTGATGCAGAACCCTAATcctgcctctctgtttctttagTATCCAATGTACTCACGGGATTACGTTTATGTTCGGCGGTACAGCGTAGATGAGGAAAACAACGTGATGGTGTTGGTGTCACGGTATGTGTGGCTACCTGTGGCTCTGGCCGAATTCCTCAGCGGTGCCCTTCTCCCTTATGTGTCTGTCAGTTTGCATGTTCTCAGGCCCTGGTGAGTCCCCCTAGGCTTCCGAGTGGCCAGCACCCATCTGTCCAGCCTTTGAAGATGAGGGGCTCTGTCTGAATGTTGAAGAGAGGTGAACTTTTCAACAGGAACAATTGTTAAATAGTTTCCACTGGTTCCTTAATGttggtaattttaaaaagaagtgttgTCTTTGACACAAAGCCTAATGAACTATATGTTGCCAATACCAGAGGAACTCACTTCACTTTTAGAAGTTTGTGTGCGTTCATCTCCGTGACTCCTCTGTTCCGAGTACCTTTATAGTTGGAGCCAGCTCTTCAGGACTCTCCCTTCTCTGTTTCGTATCCAGATATCACTAAGAGTTTGCTTCCCCTTTCCCCCATCAGTGCTGTGGAGCACCCTAGTGTGCCAGAGTCTCCGGAATTTGTCAGGGTCAGGTCGTACGAATCCCAGATGGTTATCCGTCCCCACAAGTCATTTGATGAGGTGAGTTTTACTTCATCCAAGAGATAATGTGCTCTTAGCTTTACAGTTATCTCAAGGAGTGCCTTTTACTGCAACTGGGGGGAGGGTACGGTATTATAAGAGAGAGGTTCTCAAACTTGGTGTGTCAGAATCAAGTGGAACTTGTTAGAATGTATTGCTGGGCCCTAACCTGTTTTTGATTCAGCAGGTCTAGGATGTGGCTtagaaatttgcttttaaaacaatcctcagggggccagtgctctcatgcagtaggttaaaccacccacctgcagtgctggcatcctgcatgAGGTCTGGtgtgcatcctggctgctccatttctgatccagttccctgctgatgtgcctgagaaagtagtggagaatggcccaagtccctgagcccctgccacccacctgggagacccagaaaaagctcctgcctcttggcttcggcctggcccagccccaatcatttggccatttggagagtgaaccagtggatgaagatttctctctctctctctccttcctccctccctcctttcctttcttccttccttctcggtaactctgactttcaaataaataaatcaatcctaaaaaaaaatttctagggAGAGGCTAATGCTGCTAGTTTGGGGACCCTATTTTAGAAACCCCTGCTTTGGAGATAATATCTGGAGGATCCCCAAGGACAAAGAAGTGATGATCCATTGGGTCCCTTTTATCTGAAAGAATAGTTATTGGAAGATAATAGCCACTGGCTCTTGAGTCTATACCCTTGGTATCTTTCAAGAACCAGAGTGAGTACCATTCATCAGCATTTTATCACAGTGGGCAGAGCACCGAACACCTTTTTGGATTTGTGCTTCTTGTCTATGAAATTAGGGGGGTTGAACTAATGTTTTCTGCCTTCTTGAAAATTTTGTGAGCTTTCTTTGaaaagaatatttctttaaacttagtgcaatattttatttatttattttaaagattttatttatttatttgagaggtagagttatagacagagggagagacagaaaggtcttctatctgctggttcattccccacaaataaccgcaatggctggagctgagctgataggagcccggagcttcttccagggctcccacgtgggtacaggggcccaagcacttgggccatcctccactgccctcccaggccttagcagagagctggatcagaaggagaagactcgggactagaactagcactcatgggatgcgggcgccacaaatagaggcttagcctactgcaccacagtgctggccccgagctCAATGTTTTAATTGTGGGGGTtataaacagttaaaaaaaagaataaatttaaaagaaactgtgatgtatttcatgaaattttaaaaaaataaacataataaagtatttccattttaaagatttatttatttatttgaaaggcggagttagagagagagaaatcttccatcttctttcGTCACaccctaaatgaccacagtggttaGGGCTAGGCCAATTTGAAACTGgagccagggggccagcgctgtggtgcagcaggataacgccctggcctgaagcactggcatcccatgagtgctggtttgagacccggctgctctacttctgatccagctctttgctatggcctgggagagctgtggatcctggctcctagcttcggatcggcgcagctctggccattgcggtcaagtggggagtgaaccatcagatggaagacctctatctctctctctctgcctctccactctgtgtaactctgactttcaaataaaaataaaataaatctttaaaaaaaaaaaaaaaaaaaaaaactggagccaggaacttcatctggctctcccatttgggtggcagggacccaagtccctgaaccatcttccactgcttttacaggccattaggagggatctggatcagaagaggagtagctggggcacagactggcacccatatggggtggcagtgccccaagtggaggcttagcccactatgccacagtgctggccccaaagcttttttttctttttaaagatgtctttgtatgcatttatttgaaaggcagagttagagagagagagatattgagaaattttccatctgctgtttattccccaaatggctgcagtggccagggctgggccaggccaaagtcaggaaccaggaactccatcatggtctttgtgtgggcggcaggggcccacattctagagccaccttctgctgttttccttggtgcattagcagggagctggataggaaatggagcagccaggactcaaatatgggattctggtgtcacaggtgtgtgtgtgtgagagagagagagcgcgcgcatgCCAGGTTGCAATGTAAAAAGGGTTATCTGCAATTAAAAATGCTTGCAGAGCCAGCATGttacagcacagtgggttaagctgctgtttgcagtgccagccagtatcccacatcagaatgccagtttaaatgaatggatgatctctgtctctccctccgtctctgtcactctgcctttcaaataaataatctttttaaaaaaatacttgcaagTCCTTTGTTTTAGAAGATGGAAGTCAGCCTGCTGTCAAGTTAACTTTAGGAAAGAGAGACTGGGAACAGTGTgggagggagacaggccctgctgtATTCCCTTATGTTGCTCTTGAAATTTGGGCTGtgtctgtgtttttctgtttgaAAAAATGTGATTTGAGTTCCAACATTGTTGTCTTTAGAAACCATGACCCTGAGATAGCTAAGGCCCAATTTAGTACTTAACAGAGTGTGTTGTGTCTGGTAGGCacccaataaatatttcttctagTTGAGGtgggaaaatgaaaagaattaccAAATAATTTTCTTCTGGTATATTTATGGCAAGCCCTTATGAAAAAGGTAGGACTTCAGTTAATTTCTGTACAAATGCAGattaaataaatggaagagaATAAGAAGGGCTCTGGGGATAGAAGAAGAAATTCAAGCAGAGACAAAAGATTGAAATGAGCCAAGGATATGACTAGAGACTCAGGTGCTTGGAAAGGAAAGGTGTAGCTCAAAAAGGAATTATTGAAAATATAGCCTAGTACCATAATTGCACCCAGAATAACTGGTCATAGTCCTTACTATCAAGTTCAAATTTTCCTGATAACCTACAGATTTTTTTAGTTGGTTTATTTGAATCAGGATCCAAATAAGATCCAGGCATTGAGGTTCATTCATactgcccccttttttttttttttttaaagccaggagcttcatctagatctcccctTATGGGTTCAgagccccaggtacttgggctatcctctgctgctttcccaggtgcattaggagggagctagatcagaaggggaacaactgggactcaaactggtgcccatatgggatgctgatgttgcctgtggaggcttaacctactgtgccacaacgcagcCCCCAAATTAAGAACTTTAAATGGCAAACACTGGGGATGTGTGTTAAGGGTCCTCACGACTACCCTCATGTTTGAAGATTTGCTGGAAGTACTGATAGGACTCTGCATGTAGTTACATTTCTTAGCCAGGATTTTTGACAATGACATAGTAGAGCTACACAGCTGGATCGTAAGTAAAAAAGACTCAGGAGGAGTCTATGGGAGGCTTCCGTGCCTGGCAGCAAAATGCAGCAGCAATACGTGTGCCATGTTTCTACGTGAGAAGGCCAGTTAGAGACTCAGCACCCAGAATTTTTATTGGGAGCTGGTCAGTAGCACTTTCTGCTTAGCACACAGCAAATTCCAGACGTCTGAAGGAAAACCTGTACTTAGCATAAACCACGTTGCTTGCATAGTCTGGGCACGGGGAGCCCGTGTTGACTGGGAGCCAGATGGGCCGAGGGTCAGCCTTGCAAGCAGGACTTTCCCTGAACAGCAGTCTCCCAGGCCTTCAGCGGGAGCTGTTTCTGAGCAGGGTAAAGACTGGGCACTCCCTGCTTCAGAACTGGATCGTGATGATTCCGTAGTCCTGGATGTGGAGGTGGTGTGAATAATTTGAATAGCCTCATGTtggctgtttttcttttccagaatggCTTCGACTACATGTTAACGTACAGTGACAATCCCCAGACCGTGTTCCCTCGCTACTGTGTTAGTTGGATGGTTTCCAGTGGTGAGTAGTGACATACACACAAGACCTGTAACCAGAGctgagtgttttgtttttctccatcTTAATGGCAGCACAAGGATTAATACTTGTCTCACTGGCGCTCTGTTGAGGAAATTGACAGTGCCTctcaattcattctttttttaaagatttattttattttattttttaaagatttatttatttgaaagtcagaattacatagagagagaggagaggcagagagagagatcttccatccaatggttcactccctaattggccacaatggctggagctgtgctgatctgaagccaagggccaggagcttcttccacgtctcctatgcaggtgcaggggtccaaggacttgggccatcctccactgctttcccaggccacagcagagagctggatcggaagtggagcagccgggaccagaatcagcacccatatgggatgctggtgcttcagaccagggcgttaacccactgcaccacagcgccggcccctaaagatttattttatttatttgaaagagttacagagagaagtagagacagagagagaggtcttccatctgctggttcactccccagctggccacaactgctggagctgcgctgatctgaaaccaggagccaggagctgcttctgggtctcctatgtgggtgcaggggcccaaggacttgggccatcttctactgctttcccaggccacagcagagagctggattggaagaggagtagccgggaactagaaccatatgggatgccgtcgcttcaggccagggcattaacccactgcaccacagcgccagccccccctttatttgaaaaacagagttagagagggagatcAGGGAAGgggcttccatatgctggttctcttcccaaatggccacaacagccaggaatgggccaggctgaagccaggagccaggagctttttttggatctcccacatggatttaggtggccctagtacttgggccatcctccactgttttcccaggtgcattagcagatagctggatcagaagtggagcagctaggactcaagcgGGCACCCAtaatggaatgctagcactgtaggcggcagcttaatccactgcgccacagtgccatccccctcAACTCATTCTTGAATACTACAAAGATGTCATGCCTCTGGGTGAGATTTTAAGTCATGAAAAGTACAGGGTTCCAGGATGGAGCTTGTGCCAGGaggttggtctctctctctctctctctttttttttttttttttttttatttcccccaagatttatttattttaaaaaaagagttacagagagagaaatctttcatctgctggtttactccctagatggcttcaagtgccagggcagggccaggctgaagccaggagcttgatctagatctcccacatagctggcagaagcccaaacacttgggcatcttctgcttttcttaggtcattagcagggagttggatggaagtgacgcagccaggactcaaaccgttgcccctatgggatgccagtgtcataggtggcagcttcacttgGCATGCCACAGTGCTTCCACCCCCCCCAACACAGGAGTTATTAAAACATTTGCTTTGGTGctttaaataaaaactgtttaCATTGATACATTTAAAACTCTTCTTTGATACTGTTTAAGATCTAGGGTGGAGAATGTGGTGATTGTAGGTCAGTCACCTAGGAAAAGGGGCTCCCACCTATCTTAAAAAAGGCTGTATGTCACAACTGAACCTGCATCTTCCCCTTCCAACTCCTTGTCTTTGAAAGAACCCCTGTGGGATTTCCTTTCTTCGCTATAGGCAGTTTCTTATACCTCAGGGGAGATGAGAGATTAATTAGTTTGGTTTGACATTTGTCTAAATAGAATTGGTAGCTATTTCAGCTAGCCACTGTTGGGTCATTTTCATCGCCTGAAAGAGAGCCTTTGGGGGCCTAAATGGTCTGATcagtatttcttttctctctcctttttttttttttttttttttttaagatttatttatttgaaaagtagagttacagagagggagagacagagacagaaagcagtcttccatctgctggttcactccccaaatggctgcaatggccagagctgtgccgatc
This region includes:
- the STARD7 gene encoding stAR-related lipid transfer protein 7, mitochondrial, encoding MFPRRPPASLAAWLAGARGGGLLGLLANQCRFVTGLRVRRAQQIAQLYGRLYSDSSRCVLLGRLWRRLRGRPGHASALMAALAGVFVWDEERIQEEELQRSINEMKRLEEMSNVFQSSAVERHPPESKSQTSGNEDSKDKEEQPWEMVMDKKHFKLWRRPIAGTHLYQYRVFGTYTDVTPRQFFNVQLDTEYRKKWDALVIKLEVIERDVVSGSEVLHWVTHFPYPMYSRDYVYVRRYSVDEENNVMVLVSRAVEHPSVPESPEFVRVRSYESQMVIRPHKSFDENGFDYMLTYSDNPQTVFPRYCVSWMVSSGMPDFLEKLHMATLKAKNMEIKVKDYISAKPLEMSSEAKATAQSAERKNEGSCGPARIEYA